In Leptolyngbya sp. O-77, the genomic window CCTTCGCGCTGGAGCCACATCTGCCTATTTTAGGTGCCAAGCCGATTCTTCTCGATAGCAGCCTGGCAGCTTGCCTGTTGCCCTTGTGGGATGGTTCACACACCATAGAGGCGATCGCCCGACTTTGGCAACATCTTCACCCCCTACACCCCTGCACCCTATCCCCGATTTCCTTAGATAACGCCCTAAAAACGGTCAGCGACCTATTAGAGACACTCTTACCAGACCTGTATGTCATGGTTGAGCCTCATGATTAGGGGAATGTCAATGATTTAGCAATTTCGCCCTTCTCTGTGGAATCGTTAAGAAGATCCGGAGGCCTCCGAAATCCTCAAACCTAGCGGCGTAGACTTCAAGGTAGCTGTGACATGAGACATCAACCCTATGACGACACCCGGAAACAGCCCCTATTCCTCGTCAGGACAGCCCGAAACCACTGGCAGGTATCTTGTCCTTCTAGATACCGACAATATCGATGACGGACTCCGCACGATGGACGATTCGGCGGGGATTCGCCATTTTGCCCATTCTGCGGACTTTCGCGACCATTCTCCCAGTGGCGAGCAGCTAGCCAGCGAAGACTCGCTCGTCTTTGATGAGCTGGGCGTGGCGGTTGTGACAATGGAGCCAGGTCAGGCGCAAGCGCTGAATGCGGCGACGATGCGCGGTGGCGCGGTGATTGCGGTAGAGCCAGAGCGGGTCGTGCGGGCGATTGAGGAGCCAGACCCCGATGCCTATTTGCCTGCTCCACCCAGATTTACAGACAAGGAAATCATGACTATCCCCGTGGACTACCTCAAGGGCTATCGGGATGCGGTAAATCATCTGGTCGATCGGCTACTGCCGAAAGAGCAGGAGGCAGAGTCGGTGCTGGGTCGCGGCGGGGCCGTTGCCGATGGCTCCATCACCTGGGGGCTGGATGTGACGAAAGCCAGCACCTCGCAATATAGCGGGCTGGGGCTAAAGGTTGCCGTGCTGGATACGGGCTTTGATCTGACCCATCCCGATTTTGTGGGGCGGGCGGTGTCTAGCAAGTCCTTTATTGAGGGCGAAGAGGTGCAGGACGGCAACGGCCACGGGACACACTGCATTGGCACGGCCTGCGGATCGAAACTGCCGGAGATTTTGCCGCGCTATGGCGTTGCCTATAATTCCGAAATCTATGCAGGCAAGGTGCTGAGCAATGAGGGCAGCGGCGCAGACGGCGGCATTTTGGCGGGTATCAACTGGGCGATCGCCAGTGGATGTCAGATTATCTCCATGTCGCTGGGGGCAATGGTGCTGCCTGGTCAGAGCCATTCTGCGGTATACGAAAATGTGGGTCGGCGAGCCCTGCGGCGCGGCAGTTTAATCATTGCGGCAGCGGGTAATGACAGCTTTCGGCAGTTTGGCGTGATTGTCCCCGTCAGCCATCCGGCCAATTGCCCCTCGATTATGGCGATCGCCGCCCTGCGCCCCCAACCTAAAGATGGGCCCCCTTCTCCAACGGCGGCATCAACCGCAACGGTGGGCAGATCGACTTGGCGGCTCCTGGCGTAGACGTATACTCTAGCTGGCCCATGCCCACCCGCTACAGCACCATCAGCGGCACCAGCATGGCCACGCCCCACGTCGCCGGACTGGCCGCCCTCCACGCCGAAGCCACGGGCGCACGCGGCCGGGAACTGTGGGCCCAATTGACTCAGCGGGCCTGGCGTTTGTCGCTGCCGTCGCGGGACGTAGGCAGTGGCCTGGCGCAAGCGCCGGATTGAGTGAGGGAAGAGAGGAGAACGAAGAGAGAAGAACGAAGAGAGGAGAACGAAGAGAGAAGAACGAAGAGAGAAGAACGAAGAGAGGAGAACGAAGAGAGAAGAACGAAGAGAGAAGAACGAAGAGAGGAGAACGAAGAGAGGAGAACGAAGAGAGAAGAACGAAGAGAGAAG contains:
- a CDS encoding S8 family serine peptidase, with product MTTPGNSPYSSSGQPETTGRYLVLLDTDNIDDGLRTMDDSAGIRHFAHSADFRDHSPSGEQLASEDSLVFDELGVAVVTMEPGQAQALNAATMRGGAVIAVEPERVVRAIEEPDPDAYLPAPPRFTDKEIMTIPVDYLKGYRDAVNHLVDRLLPKEQEAESVLGRGGAVADGSITWGLDVTKASTSQYSGLGLKVAVLDTGFDLTHPDFVGRAVSSKSFIEGEEVQDGNGHGTHCIGTACGSKLPEILPRYGVAYNSEIYAGKVLSNEGSGADGGILAGINWAIASGCQIISMSLGAMVLPGQSHSAVYENVGRRALRRGSLIIAAAGNDSFRQFGVIVPVSHPANCPSIMAIAALRPQPKDGPPSPTAASTATVGRSTWRLLA
- a CDS encoding S8 family serine peptidase, translated to MAAPGVDVYSSWPMPTRYSTISGTSMATPHVAGLAALHAEATGARGRELWAQLTQRAWRLSLPSRDVGSGLAQAPD